The following proteins are encoded in a genomic region of Dokdonia donghaensis DSW-1:
- a CDS encoding M28 family metallopeptidase: MRKLLVISTAVLLTACNSGAPLVGVKGENVPEVKGSNPTQVTMVMPDIKKMKSVENTMTFLASDELQGRDTGSEGIEMAAQFIEARFKDADVKPYYNTYRDNFEAKGRDAYNIVGVLEGTDPLLKDEVIIIGAHYDHIGNGKAVDGDVIANGANDNAAGTTAVLALADHFAKAKNNKRTLVFALFSAEEKGLLGSKHLAKEMKAANTVVYMVFNIEMIGVPMIGKDHTVYASGYEMSNFPEVFNKYAGSKVVGFLPKAKEFNLFMRSDNYPFFLEFGVPAHTISSFDFTNFDHYHGVNDEVEEMDIAFMEKAIKQFIPGLEGLANSKTQEVKVVKQ; encoded by the coding sequence ATGAGAAAATTATTAGTTATAAGTACAGCGGTACTACTTACCGCTTGTAATTCAGGAGCACCATTAGTAGGTGTTAAGGGTGAGAATGTGCCGGAGGTAAAAGGGTCTAATCCTACTCAGGTAACGATGGTAATGCCAGATATAAAGAAGATGAAGTCTGTAGAGAATACGATGACTTTCTTAGCCTCAGATGAGTTGCAAGGCCGTGATACCGGTAGTGAAGGTATAGAGATGGCCGCTCAGTTTATAGAGGCTCGCTTTAAAGACGCAGATGTAAAACCATATTATAATACCTATCGAGATAATTTTGAAGCAAAGGGGCGTGATGCTTATAATATTGTAGGAGTTCTTGAAGGAACAGATCCGCTACTTAAAGACGAGGTTATTATTATAGGTGCTCATTACGATCATATAGGTAATGGCAAAGCCGTAGATGGTGATGTAATTGCAAACGGAGCAAATGATAATGCAGCTGGTACAACAGCTGTACTAGCTCTTGCAGATCATTTTGCAAAGGCAAAAAATAATAAACGTACACTCGTATTTGCATTATTTTCGGCAGAAGAAAAAGGATTGTTAGGCTCTAAGCATCTTGCTAAAGAAATGAAAGCTGCAAACACTGTTGTCTATATGGTATTTAATATAGAGATGATAGGAGTGCCTATGATAGGAAAAGATCACACAGTGTATGCGTCAGGTTATGAGATGTCTAATTTTCCTGAGGTGTTTAATAAGTACGCAGGATCTAAGGTGGTAGGTTTTTTACCAAAGGCTAAAGAGTTTAACTTATTTATGCGTAGTGATAACTACCCGTTCTTCTTAGAATTTGGTGTTCCGGCACATACGATTTCTTCTTTTGACTTCACAAACTTTGATCATTACCACGGTGTAAATGATGAGGTAGAAGAGATGGATATCGCTTTTATGGAAAAAGCCATAAAACAATTTATACCAGGTCTAGAGGGACTGGCAAATAGCAAGACTCAAGAAGTAAAGGTTGTAAAGCAATAG
- a CDS encoding methyltransferase: MYENTFPNKRYKHTLHFLKDVVSTDQSILDLGVRNPFVTYMEREGYNVQNTTGEDLDLDTTAVKNADAEVVTAFEIFEHLLSPFTVLQDIKANKIVASVPLKLWFTPAYRSKTDMWDRHYHEFEDWQFDWLFEKAGWEIQKREKFTNPVKKLGFRPLLRLFTPRYYLIYATRK; this comes from the coding sequence TTGTACGAAAACACGTTTCCAAACAAGCGCTATAAGCACACACTACATTTTTTAAAAGATGTGGTAAGCACAGACCAGAGCATACTTGACTTGGGCGTGCGTAATCCCTTTGTAACATATATGGAGCGTGAAGGTTACAACGTACAAAACACAACTGGCGAAGACTTAGATCTAGACACCACAGCTGTAAAAAATGCAGATGCAGAGGTCGTTACGGCTTTTGAGATTTTTGAACACCTACTCTCTCCTTTTACCGTATTGCAAGACATAAAAGCAAATAAGATAGTGGCGAGCGTGCCTCTCAAATTATGGTTTACTCCAGCCTATAGATCTAAAACAGATATGTGGGACAGACATTATCACGAGTTTGAAGACTGGCAGTTTGACTGGTTATTTGAAAAGGCTGGATGGGAGATACAAAAGCGTGAAAAGTTTACTAATCCCGTAAAAAAGCTAGGCTTCCGCCCATTGCTACGTCTCTTTACGCCTCGATATTATTTGATTTACGCCACTCGCAAGTAA
- a CDS encoding alkaline phosphatase: protein MKFTSFTQYLSLCLIGLTISCTSVKTTAQNKKPKNVILMIADGTGLSQISSSQFYNSQPSNYDRFKHIGLIKTSSASDLITDSAAGATAFSAGVKTYNGAIGVNTDTIAIPTILEDLEKRNFATGVIATSTITHATPASFYAHQKYRKMELEIAQDLVTSGVDFFAGGGRKFFENREDGNNLVAALEGSGYEMYLDRLDPTLKMKASKKYGFLLADSGMPKVLEGRGSFLYDATKLGIKRLSKNKEGFFLMVEGSQVDWGGHNNDGEYLVSELIDFDTVIGQVLDYAAKDGNTLVVVTADHETGGFTLASDEGDYNKINPSFSTGGHSATMVPVFAYGPGAAEFMGIYENTAIYSKIKALIKE from the coding sequence ATGAAGTTTACCTCTTTTACACAATATCTTTCTCTTTGCCTTATTGGGCTTACTATTTCTTGTACCTCTGTAAAGACCACAGCACAAAACAAAAAACCAAAAAATGTTATCCTTATGATAGCAGACGGAACTGGTTTAAGTCAGATCTCTTCAAGTCAGTTTTACAACTCACAGCCGTCTAACTATGATAGATTTAAACACATAGGGCTTATTAAAACTTCATCTGCCAGTGACCTTATAACAGACTCTGCAGCTGGAGCAACTGCATTTTCGGCAGGAGTAAAAACATACAATGGAGCTATAGGTGTAAACACAGATACGATAGCTATACCCACTATACTTGAAGACCTGGAGAAAAGAAACTTTGCAACTGGTGTTATAGCAACCTCAACCATTACCCACGCGACGCCTGCCAGTTTTTATGCGCACCAGAAATATAGAAAAATGGAACTTGAGATTGCTCAAGACCTCGTTACCTCTGGTGTAGACTTTTTTGCCGGCGGAGGCCGTAAGTTTTTTGAAAACAGAGAGGATGGCAACAATCTTGTTGCTGCACTAGAAGGTTCTGGATATGAGATGTACTTAGACCGTCTTGACCCTACACTTAAGATGAAAGCCTCAAAAAAATACGGCTTTTTACTAGCAGACTCTGGGATGCCTAAAGTACTAGAAGGCAGAGGTTCTTTTCTCTATGACGCTACAAAACTGGGAATAAAAAGACTCTCAAAAAACAAAGAAGGTTTTTTCTTAATGGTAGAAGGTTCTCAAGTAGATTGGGGTGGTCATAATAACGATGGAGAATACCTAGTGAGCGAACTCATAGATTTTGATACTGTAATAGGTCAAGTACTTGACTATGCTGCAAAAGACGGAAATACCCTTGTAGTTGTAACTGCAGATCACGAGACAGGAGGCTTTACCCTCGCGTCTGATGAGGGAGACTATAATAAAATAAACCCATCATTTTCAACCGGAGGTCACAGTGCCACTATGGTGCCCGTTTTTGCATACGGGCCAGGTGCTGCAGAGTTTATGGGCATTTATGAAAATACCGCAATTTACAGTAAGATCAAAGCTCTTATAAAAGAGTAA
- a CDS encoding 3-oxoacyl-ACP synthase III family protein, producing MAIKITGLGSFIPDVIQKNDQFKDHTFLNMDGSAITSENGVIIEKFKAITGIEERRYAPSEMKSSDMGSKAAEKAIKDAGIDRETLDYIICAHNYGDVQKGSNFSDIVPSLASRIKHNLRIQNPKCVAYDILFGCPGWIEGVIQAQAFIKAGMAKKCLVIGTEMLSRVVDDNDRDSMIYSDGAGATVIEEDDSDTGILAFETATFTYDEAYFLFNGSSYNTEANQDTKYIKMYGRKIYNFALTQVPQAMKSCLEKSGCSIDEVKKIFIHQANEKMDEAIVSRFYKLHDLEMPEHIMPMSINKLGNSSVATVPTVFDLVRQGALENHEINKGDVVIFASVGAGMNINAMIYRY from the coding sequence ATGGCAATTAAAATTACAGGTTTAGGCAGTTTTATACCTGACGTGATTCAAAAAAACGACCAGTTTAAAGATCATACATTTTTGAATATGGACGGCTCTGCAATAACCTCAGAAAATGGAGTTATTATAGAAAAATTTAAGGCCATCACAGGAATTGAAGAAAGACGCTATGCTCCTAGTGAGATGAAGTCTTCAGATATGGGCTCAAAAGCAGCAGAGAAAGCTATTAAAGACGCTGGTATTGATCGAGAAACACTAGACTATATCATCTGTGCTCATAATTATGGTGATGTACAAAAAGGTTCAAACTTTAGTGATATTGTACCTAGTCTTGCATCGCGTATAAAACACAACTTACGTATACAAAACCCTAAATGTGTGGCTTATGATATCCTCTTTGGATGTCCAGGTTGGATAGAGGGAGTTATACAAGCCCAGGCTTTTATTAAAGCCGGTATGGCAAAAAAATGTCTCGTTATAGGTACTGAGATGCTCTCTCGTGTTGTAGATGATAACGACCGCGATAGTATGATATACAGTGATGGTGCAGGTGCAACTGTTATAGAAGAAGATGACAGCGACACAGGTATACTTGCTTTTGAAACGGCAACATTTACCTATGATGAAGCTTATTTCCTCTTTAATGGCTCTTCATATAACACAGAAGCAAACCAAGACACAAAATACATCAAGATGTACGGTCGTAAGATCTACAACTTTGCCCTTACACAAGTTCCTCAGGCTATGAAGTCTTGTTTAGAAAAAAGCGGATGTAGCATTGACGAGGTAAAGAAAATATTTATCCATCAGGCAAATGAGAAAATGGACGAAGCTATCGTGAGTCGTTTTTACAAACTGCACGATTTAGAAATGCCAGAGCACATTATGCCTATGAGTATAAATAAACTAGGTAACAGCTCAGTTGCTACAGTACCTACCGTTTTTGACCTTGTACGTCAAGGCGCGCTAGAAAATCACGAGATTAACAAAGGTGATGTTGTTATTTTTGCAAGTGTAGGTGCAGGGATGAATATCAATGCGATGATTTATCGTTACTAG
- a CDS encoding SprT-like domain-containing protein yields MVETLKKYIPERAAPPVLELIKEHGVYLKIVNERLTRHGDYRILPDGQHQITVNVSLNKYRFLVTLVHEIAHLVAFKKYGRRIKPHGKEWKHTFQHLMLPFIRPEIFPQDLLPYLARHFKNPKASSDTDAHLSVALKMYDPPSDKNYIFEIPTGSTFRIQNGKIFQKGSKRVKRYECVEVATGKVYLFQPNAEVEHLK; encoded by the coding sequence ATGGTTGAAACCTTAAAAAAATACATTCCGGAGCGGGCAGCACCACCTGTTTTAGAGCTTATAAAAGAACACGGAGTGTATCTTAAAATTGTAAATGAGCGACTCACCAGGCACGGAGATTATAGAATATTACCAGACGGGCAACACCAGATTACCGTTAATGTAAGTCTTAATAAATACAGGTTTCTCGTCACGCTAGTACACGAGATAGCACATCTCGTTGCGTTTAAAAAATACGGTAGGCGTATAAAACCCCACGGAAAGGAGTGGAAGCATACCTTCCAGCACCTTATGTTACCTTTTATACGGCCTGAGATATTTCCTCAAGATTTATTGCCTTATCTGGCAAGACATTTTAAAAACCCAAAGGCAAGTAGCGATACAGACGCACATCTTTCTGTAGCTTTAAAAATGTACGACCCACCGTCTGATAAAAATTATATATTTGAAATCCCTACAGGGAGCACCTTTAGAATCCAAAATGGAAAAATTTTTCAGAAAGGAAGCAAAAGAGTTAAAAGGTATGAGTGTGTGGAAGTTGCAACCGGAAAAGTGTATCTTTTTCAACCCAACGCGGAGGTAGAGCATTTAAAATAA
- a CDS encoding glycosyltransferase family 2 protein: MDFYIVIPCHNESAFIGETLASLVAQTHLPKKVVVVNDQSTDNSAEIVSAFAKAHSYIHLLNITSSDKHLPGSKVINAFYKGFESLDDEYDVICKYDADLIFPHDYLEKVNNAFTENNAIGMAGGFCYIEKDGNWELENLTNKDHIRGALKGYRKACFKDIGGIKKAMGWDTIDELLAKYHKWEIHTDDTLHVKHLKPTGNTYNKSAQYKQGEAFYGMRYGLILTLIASSKLAKRKGNIKLLKDYLSGYLKAKAAKKAYLVTPQEGYFIRTTRWAGIRKKLGL, from the coding sequence ATGGATTTTTATATTGTCATCCCTTGTCACAATGAGTCTGCTTTTATTGGTGAGACGCTTGCATCTTTGGTAGCGCAAACACATCTTCCTAAAAAAGTGGTAGTCGTAAATGACCAAAGCACAGATAATAGTGCAGAGATTGTTTCCGCTTTCGCGAAAGCGCACTCATACATACACCTACTCAACATCACAAGTAGCGACAAGCATCTACCAGGAAGTAAAGTCATAAACGCTTTTTACAAAGGTTTTGAAAGCCTAGACGACGAGTATGATGTGATTTGTAAGTATGATGCAGATCTCATTTTCCCGCACGACTACTTAGAAAAGGTAAATAATGCTTTTACAGAAAACAACGCTATTGGAATGGCAGGCGGTTTCTGTTACATTGAAAAAGACGGAAACTGGGAGCTAGAAAACCTCACTAATAAAGATCACATAAGAGGTGCACTCAAGGGCTACCGCAAAGCTTGTTTTAAAGATATAGGCGGTATAAAGAAAGCTATGGGATGGGATACCATAGATGAGCTACTTGCAAAATATCATAAATGGGAGATTCACACAGATGACACCCTGCACGTAAAACATCTTAAACCTACCGGAAATACATACAATAAAAGTGCACAATACAAACAAGGAGAAGCGTTTTATGGTATGCGCTACGGGCTTATACTAACACTTATAGCTTCTAGTAAACTCGCCAAAAGAAAAGGTAATATAAAATTGCTCAAAGACTATCTAAGTGGCTATCTTAAAGCAAAAGCTGCAAAAAAAGCATACCTCGTGACTCCACAGGAGGGTTATTTTATAAGAACTACCCGCTGGGCTGGCATAAGAAAAAAGCTAGGGCTCTAA
- a CDS encoding SDR family NAD(P)-dependent oxidoreductase: MKRVIITGTSRGIGFELAKQFAKEGHQVLALSRKHKSCADLNLQNLTAFPFDITNQDDFQKVVDFIESDWEGVDILINNAGALLNKPFAETTIADFEQVYRVNVFGVAEMTRVVLPYMSKGSHVVTVSSMGGIQGSMKFPGLAAYSSSKGAVITWNELLAEEYKESGIAFNVLALGAVQTEMLEEAFPGYEAPLSAVQMADYLYDFSRKGNAFYNGKTLQVSASTP, translated from the coding sequence ATGAAAAGAGTTATTATTACTGGAACAAGTAGAGGGATAGGTTTTGAGCTTGCAAAGCAATTTGCAAAGGAGGGGCATCAGGTACTTGCGCTTTCGCGAAAGCATAAAAGTTGTGCAGATCTTAATCTACAAAACCTTACCGCATTTCCTTTTGACATTACAAATCAAGATGATTTTCAAAAAGTTGTAGACTTTATAGAGAGCGACTGGGAAGGTGTCGATATCTTAATTAATAATGCAGGTGCATTATTAAACAAACCATTTGCAGAGACTACCATTGCAGATTTTGAACAGGTGTATCGTGTCAATGTTTTTGGTGTAGCAGAGATGACTCGTGTAGTGCTGCCTTATATGAGCAAAGGAAGCCACGTGGTGACTGTATCAAGTATGGGAGGAATACAAGGGAGTATGAAATTTCCGGGTCTGGCGGCTTACAGCTCAAGTAAAGGAGCAGTTATCACCTGGAACGAACTTCTGGCAGAAGAGTATAAAGAAAGCGGTATCGCTTTTAATGTGCTAGCTCTAGGGGCTGTACAAACAGAGATGCTAGAAGAAGCATTTCCGGGTTATGAGGCACCACTTAGTGCAGTGCAAATGGCAGATTATCTTTATGACTTCTCTCGTAAGGGTAATGCTTTTTATAATGGTAAAACACTGCAAGTGTCTGCAAGTACACCTTAA
- a CDS encoding ABC transporter ATP-binding protein: MIEVKNIRKGFGDVEVLKGFSTTFKPGQTNLIIGQSGSGKTVFLKTMLGLHKPDSGQIIYNGNAYSDLNEEQQRDLREQIGMVFQGSALFDSMTVEENIAFPLKMFTKMKKKERIARANEVIQRVNLENANHKLPSEISGGMQKRVAIARAIVNNPKYLFCDEPNSGLDPNTATVIDNLIREITIEYDITTIINTHDMNSVMEIGDHIVYLQKGHLAWEGTRHEIFKTDNKDVTNFVYSSNLFKMVREAQNAK; the protein is encoded by the coding sequence ATGATAGAGGTAAAAAACATACGCAAAGGTTTTGGAGATGTTGAGGTACTTAAAGGCTTCTCAACTACATTTAAACCAGGACAAACTAACCTAATCATTGGTCAGTCTGGATCTGGAAAAACGGTTTTCTTAAAAACAATGCTAGGTCTTCACAAGCCAGATAGCGGCCAGATTATATATAATGGCAATGCATACTCAGATCTTAATGAAGAGCAGCAACGTGACCTGAGAGAGCAAATAGGGATGGTTTTTCAAGGGAGTGCCCTCTTCGACTCTATGACGGTAGAAGAGAACATCGCTTTCCCGCTCAAGATGTTTACCAAAATGAAAAAAAAGGAACGCATCGCCAGAGCAAATGAAGTGATACAGCGTGTAAATCTCGAAAATGCAAACCATAAACTTCCCTCAGAAATTTCTGGAGGAATGCAAAAACGTGTTGCCATAGCCCGCGCTATTGTAAACAATCCTAAATATCTTTTTTGTGATGAGCCCAACTCTGGTCTTGATCCTAATACGGCAACGGTAATTGATAATCTCATACGTGAGATTACTATAGAATATGATATTACCACAATCATAAACACCCACGATATGAACTCTGTAATGGAGATAGGTGATCACATTGTGTATTTACAAAAAGGGCATCTCGCTTGGGAAGGAACGCGTCACGAGATCTTTAAAACAGATAATAAGGATGTGACAAACTTTGTCTACTCTTCTAACCTGTTTAAAATGGTGAGAGAAGCTCAAAACGCAAAGTAG
- a CDS encoding mannose-1-phosphate guanylyltransferase, protein MKDNKNYYALLMAGGVGSRFWPVSTQAFPKQFHDMLGTGETLLQKTFKRLSKLVPEEQILVLTNVDYNDLVKEQLPQIAQKNIVLESAMRNTAPCILLSALKVEKENPDAVMIVAPSDAWIEDEDAFVSDLQKAFDAAQKEEAIVTLGIQPTFPNTGYGYINYDKSDNAFAKAVKRFTEKPDYPTAKEFVASGEYLWNAGMFIWSVETVVNSFKEFLPEMYALFNKGNAVYNLPEEQAFIDEEYPKAENISIDFGVMEKHQNVKVVPATFDWNDLGTWGSLYDKMQGDSGEDAVVNARVIATNTSGNIIRTASDKVVVVDGLKDYIIVEKEDVLVIVPKSKEQDIKEIRNEVQSKFGNNLG, encoded by the coding sequence ATGAAAGACAATAAAAACTATTATGCCCTTCTTATGGCAGGAGGTGTAGGTTCTAGGTTTTGGCCTGTAAGTACACAAGCTTTCCCAAAGCAGTTTCACGATATGCTAGGTACGGGAGAAACTTTATTACAAAAAACGTTTAAGCGTCTTTCAAAGCTCGTTCCAGAAGAGCAAATACTTGTGCTTACTAATGTAGATTATAACGATCTCGTAAAAGAGCAATTACCACAAATCGCACAAAAAAATATTGTGCTAGAGTCTGCAATGCGCAACACGGCTCCTTGTATTTTACTTTCGGCACTTAAGGTAGAAAAGGAAAACCCAGATGCAGTGATGATAGTTGCACCTAGCGATGCCTGGATTGAAGATGAAGACGCCTTTGTAAGTGATTTACAAAAAGCCTTTGATGCGGCACAGAAGGAAGAAGCTATTGTGACCTTAGGGATACAACCCACATTTCCTAATACGGGGTATGGATATATAAATTATGATAAGAGTGATAACGCTTTCGCGAAAGCGGTAAAACGTTTTACAGAAAAACCAGATTACCCTACTGCCAAAGAATTTGTAGCCAGTGGAGAATACCTCTGGAATGCCGGAATGTTTATCTGGAGTGTAGAAACCGTAGTAAATAGCTTTAAAGAATTTTTGCCAGAGATGTATGCCCTTTTTAATAAAGGGAATGCTGTTTATAACCTACCAGAGGAGCAAGCTTTTATAGATGAAGAGTATCCTAAGGCAGAAAATATAAGTATAGATTTTGGCGTGATGGAAAAACATCAAAATGTAAAAGTCGTTCCAGCTACTTTTGACTGGAATGACTTAGGTACTTGGGGATCACTATATGATAAAATGCAAGGCGATTCTGGTGAAGATGCTGTAGTAAATGCTCGCGTGATTGCAACAAACACTTCTGGTAATATCATTAGAACAGCAAGTGATAAAGTGGTAGTTGTAGACGGACTTAAAGACTACATTATCGTCGAAAAAGAAGATGTTCTCGTTATTGTGCCAAAAAGTAAGGAGCAAGACATCAAGGAGATTCGTAATGAGGTACAATCAAAATTTGGTAATAATTTAGGATAG
- a CDS encoding DUF389 domain-containing protein, with product MENKDNIGANPDPKPSELDINPKEDMRDEAQSVWESIKQFLNDLLDIREDTDRSTTVEAIRKDIPFKGHNAWILIFSIFVASIGLNVSSTAVVIGAMLISPLMGPIVGVGLSIAINDALMMKRSFVNLAVMIVLSVLTATLYFSLSPVKEETPELMARTWPTILDVFIAIFGGLALIVAKTKSGTIASVIFGVAIATALMPPLCTVGYGLSQSIIGNSEGLYWALGAMYLFSINAVFIALATFTVSKLLKFPLVKYANQKRRKRTTRMATLIAVLVLVPSVWTFLRLLNQQIFITKAKAFVTNTIKYEGAEIVKETDDAEKKRIDVYLIGSLVPQNIIDRWEDEFKKTEDCENCTLVVHQGADQSGELAARLSTEVRSGILEDLYVKNQEAMSSKDEQIRLLENEVTQLRSTALPFASMRNEAKINYDGLKRFGYATEITTDFSGAIDTLTVVRVMWADSLSQAVRSRQEQKMGLWIKERFTLDTVVVSGNVEVRK from the coding sequence GTGGAAAATAAAGATAATATAGGGGCAAATCCTGACCCAAAGCCTAGCGAGTTAGATATAAATCCTAAAGAAGATATGCGCGATGAGGCGCAGAGTGTCTGGGAGTCTATAAAGCAATTTTTAAACGATCTTCTTGATATACGAGAAGACACAGATCGCTCTACTACGGTAGAGGCGATACGTAAGGATATCCCTTTTAAGGGGCACAATGCGTGGATTCTTATATTCTCCATTTTTGTAGCGAGTATAGGTCTTAACGTGAGTAGTACGGCAGTAGTGATAGGAGCGATGCTTATAAGCCCGCTTATGGGACCTATTGTAGGTGTAGGACTTTCTATTGCTATAAACGATGCGCTTATGATGAAGCGCTCGTTTGTAAACCTTGCCGTTATGATTGTACTTAGTGTGCTCACGGCAACGTTATATTTTAGTTTATCACCAGTAAAGGAAGAAACTCCAGAGCTTATGGCTCGTACCTGGCCTACTATACTTGATGTATTTATAGCCATCTTTGGTGGTCTTGCACTTATAGTGGCAAAGACTAAGTCTGGTACCATTGCCAGTGTGATTTTTGGTGTAGCCATTGCAACGGCACTTATGCCGCCTTTATGTACTGTAGGGTATGGATTGTCACAATCTATTATAGGTAACAGTGAGGGGCTCTACTGGGCGCTTGGGGCGATGTATTTATTTTCTATAAATGCTGTATTTATAGCGCTAGCTACATTTACAGTATCAAAGCTTCTCAAATTTCCGCTTGTAAAATATGCAAATCAAAAAAGAAGAAAGCGCACCACGCGTATGGCTACGCTTATAGCGGTACTTGTTTTAGTGCCTAGTGTATGGACTTTCTTAAGACTGCTCAATCAGCAAATTTTTATCACAAAAGCAAAAGCTTTTGTGACGAATACAATTAAGTACGAAGGTGCAGAGATTGTAAAAGAAACTGATGACGCCGAGAAAAAACGAATAGATGTCTACCTTATAGGGAGTCTGGTACCTCAAAATATAATAGATAGGTGGGAAGATGAATTTAAAAAAACAGAGGACTGTGAGAACTGTACCCTCGTAGTACACCAAGGAGCAGATCAAAGCGGTGAGCTAGCCGCTAGATTGAGTACAGAGGTGCGTTCTGGAATCTTAGAAGATCTATATGTGAAAAATCAAGAAGCAATGAGCTCAAAAGATGAGCAAATAAGATTGCTAGAAAATGAGGTGACACAACTTAGAAGCACTGCCTTGCCATTTGCATCTATGCGTAATGAGGCTAAGATTAATTATGATGGGCTCAAACGTTTTGGGTATGCGACTGAGATTACTACAGACTTTAGTGGCGCTATAGATACACTCACCGTCGTGCGTGTGATGTGGGCAGATAGTTTATCTCAAGCGGTAAGATCAAGACAAGAGCAAAAAATGGGTCTCTGGATTAAAGAGCGTTTTACGCTAGATACTGTGGTGGTAAGTGGTAATGTTGAGGTAAGAAAGTAA
- a CDS encoding MlaE family ABC transporter permease has translation MSYLHSIGAYFIMIKDTFVKPTKGRVLSDLIFKEIDDLIIGSLGIVAFISFFVGGVVAIQTALNLNNPLIPKSLIGFAARQSVILEFAPTFISIIMAGKVGSFITSSIGTMRVTEQIDALEVMGINSLNYLIFPKIIAMLVYPFVIAIAMFLGIIGAYTAAVYGGFTSNDAFLAGLQEDFIPFQLFYAFFKTFLFAFLLATIPSYHGYFMRGGALEVGKASTTSFVWTSVAIILVNFIVTQLLLS, from the coding sequence ATGTCATACCTGCACTCTATAGGAGCGTACTTTATAATGATCAAAGACACCTTTGTAAAACCTACTAAAGGTAGAGTGTTAAGTGATCTTATTTTTAAAGAAATAGACGACCTTATTATAGGTTCTCTAGGTATTGTAGCATTTATATCTTTCTTTGTGGGAGGTGTAGTTGCTATACAGACAGCGCTTAACCTCAATAACCCTCTTATTCCAAAGTCGCTTATTGGGTTTGCAGCAAGGCAGTCTGTAATACTAGAATTTGCACCTACATTTATTTCTATCATTATGGCAGGTAAAGTAGGCTCTTTTATTACCTCTAGTATAGGTACTATGCGTGTAACAGAGCAAATAGATGCCCTAGAGGTTATGGGTATCAACTCTCTTAACTACCTCATATTTCCTAAAATCATTGCAATGCTTGTATATCCATTTGTGATTGCAATAGCAATGTTCTTAGGTATTATAGGCGCATATACCGCTGCGGTTTACGGAGGCTTCACCTCAAATGACGCCTTTTTAGCTGGGTTACAAGAAGACTTTATACCATTCCAATTATTTTATGCCTTTTTCAAGACATTCCTTTTTGCCTTTTTACTAGCAACCATACCCTCATATCACGGATATTTTATGAGAGGTGGAGCGCTAGAGGTAGGTAAGGCCAGTACGACATCCTTTGTATGGACGAGTGTTGCCATCATACTTGTAAACTTTATAGTAACTCAATTATTATTAAGCTAG